One genomic region from Thermus thermamylovorans encodes:
- a CDS encoding prepilin-type N-terminal cleavage/methylation domain-containing protein codes for MRRSSGFSLVELLVALGLLAALLALALRYFTSTAELARETQARSELQDRVRMVMQVVTADLQMAGATHWVSGGSFALYILPAGSVLVGTDGGVKDTLSLYYVTSLREQSQACRRVDYSFQGDTLYRSDVNATPSSGSDCTQPSPSFQPLAEGILALDIRYLCSDGAEVDTPADCGSEAYPRSALVEAVGYSLTPMRAAGPATLTTVSGQEVTCPQGRACYALRQEVLMPNLKPLPE; via the coding sequence GTGAGGAGGTCCTCCGGCTTCTCCTTGGTGGAGTTACTGGTGGCCCTAGGCCTCCTGGCGGCCCTGCTGGCCCTTGCCTTGCGCTACTTCACCAGCACCGCGGAGCTGGCCCGGGAAACCCAGGCCCGGAGCGAACTCCAGGACCGGGTGCGCATGGTGATGCAGGTGGTCACCGCCGACCTGCAAATGGCAGGGGCCACCCACTGGGTTTCCGGTGGCTCTTTTGCCCTTTACATCCTGCCCGCGGGCTCGGTGTTGGTGGGAACGGACGGAGGGGTCAAGGACACCCTCAGCCTCTACTACGTAACCAGCCTACGAGAGCAAAGCCAGGCCTGCCGCCGGGTGGACTACAGCTTCCAGGGGGACACCCTGTACCGCAGCGACGTGAACGCCACCCCCTCCTCGGGGAGCGACTGCACCCAGCCCAGTCCCTCCTTCCAGCCCCTGGCCGAGGGCATCCTGGCCCTGGACATCCGCTACCTTTGCAGCGACGGGGCGGAGGTGGACACCCCCGCGGACTGCGGTTCCGAGGCCTACCCCCGCTCCGCCCTGGTGGAGGCGGTGGGCTACTCCCTCACCCCCATGCGGGCGGCGGGGCCCGCCACCCTCACCACCGTTTCCGGCCAGGAGGTCACCTGCCCCCAGGGCAGGGCCTGCTACGCCCTGAGGCAGGAGGTGCTGATGCCCAACCTCAAGCCCCTTCCGGAATAG
- a CDS encoding type IV pilus modification PilV family protein, whose protein sequence is MTLIEVLIALSVIGIAFGALLMSQVANLRASAQSRYATDTKAAAVRVLEAKSGEVLWSEIASDPRYRDDPETGRSFHFVDYYYGCPEPVRPPPEIRSGSLANLRPVDCSGTEEEGSTSVEWRIAGEGGILGEGVVTIVVTATHDRGPRVTMGRRVTCYDVYPSPTQDKPAPCPPPGGGR, encoded by the coding sequence TTGACCCTGATAGAGGTTCTCATCGCTTTGTCAGTAATCGGCATCGCCTTCGGGGCCCTCCTCATGAGCCAGGTCGCCAACCTCAGGGCCTCAGCGCAGAGCCGCTACGCCACCGACACCAAGGCCGCGGCGGTGCGGGTGCTGGAGGCCAAGTCCGGGGAAGTCCTCTGGAGCGAGATCGCCAGTGACCCTCGCTACCGGGACGACCCCGAAACCGGGCGGTCCTTCCACTTCGTGGACTACTACTACGGTTGTCCCGAGCCCGTGAGGCCACCCCCGGAGATCCGGTCAGGAAGCCTAGCCAACCTGCGGCCGGTGGACTGCTCGGGAACCGAGGAGGAGGGAAGCACGAGCGTGGAGTGGCGCATCGCGGGCGAAGGCGGCATCCTGGGGGAAGGGGTGGTGACCATAGTGGTCACCGCCACCCACGACCGAGGCCCCCGGGTAACCATGGGCCGACGGGTGACCTGCTACGACGTCTACCCCTCCCCCACCCAGGACAAGCCCGCCCCCTGCCCGCCCCCAGGAGGTGGCCGGTGA